From Gemmatimonadales bacterium:
TTCCGCGGGCAATGAGGCCAGGCGCGCGACCAGCGCGGGCACCGCGTCCGCGCTCAGCGTGGCGAGATACCCGCCGTCGAACCGCCCGTCCGCGGGCGTCCGGCCCACGTTGACGCGCACCACGATCCCGTCCGGGTTCATCAGGTTGAGCGCCCCGAGCGTCGCGAACCCGGTGACGACCGCGCCGAAC
This genomic window contains:
- a CDS encoding DUF4173 domain-containing protein, encoding FGAVVTGFATLGALNLMNPDGIVVRVNVGRTPADGRFDGGYLATLSADAVPALVARLASLPAEQRCDVARRLAQRGDRDAARDWRSWSVARHRAERALRRLDLVGLKCSRSARASAG